cgggactcaaacaggcacccatgtaggatgctggcattgaaggcagcagctttacctgctatgccacagggccagccctagGACCTATCTTTAAAAGGACACCGATTACATTCATAGGGCTCTACCTTAGTGACCCTTAACACTATCATGTTGGTGATTAGGTTTTAGcatgatggattttattttttagaaagatttaactatttatttgaaaggcagtgttagagaaggagagacacagctcttccatctgctggtttactccccacatggcctcaatgattgggatgggccaggccaaagccaggagcttcttcagggtctcccatgtgaatgtaggggcccaaaaactgctttcccaggcacgtaagcatggagctgaatcagaagtggagcaactggcacccacatgggattctggggTTGTAGGtcggggttttaacctgctgtaccacagtgctgaccccagcagGGGTCACAAGCAGATGGTAACAGTGGCATTCTCACTGATGTCAGCCTCTTGAGAATTTGCATAGTCTGTCAGCACTGGGTTGCATCTCTAACCCTGCAAAACTTGTGCTTACACCTGGAACCTGGTGACCTCATCGAAGTCTTCTGCCCCCTACGAACCTTTGACAGCAAATGATGTTTTTGGTTTGTAGCTTAGTTTTTTTTTGGCAAACAAAAACTACATTTCATAGTTTTATATACATAGATAGTACTCTATAAATGGTAACCACAACTAGCAATGGTGCACCATAAAATTCTGCCCAGATATTTTTGGTCTTGGTAATGAGTCATATAATTGAATCCAGTGAAAAAATGCTTGGATAAGGAGTAAAAAATAGAtcggaaaaggaaaaagaaggcatGTTAAATCTGTTTACCCTCAgtaccaaatggtcacaactacATTGTAATTTTGATTGTGAGTTAAAAATATGTAGGTAGAAGGTATAGGCAGAGTTCACCTTGAAGTTCAGTACATTTTCTACAATAGCGTTGTATGTGCCATGACCACTTTAGAAACATCTGGTTACTACTGCATTATGGTTggaaaaaaataccatatgtGTATAGGAAAATCAACTTATAAATAAGTCCTGAGAGCCCTGGCTGGAGGCTAAATGACTGCACGAGCACTGGTCTTCGGACAAGTTTAGACTCTGAGGATCTTGTGGATCCCTGTCTGTGAATGAGCAGCATTCAGAAACGAGACCAAAATCGCCTTCTCACTGGATTGTCAATGCTTTGTTTATATTGACAATCGGAGATTGAAATGCTGGTGAAGTAATTGTGTAAAGCAGAGTGAAGATTAAGCAAATGAAATGCCCTTGCTGTAGAGGGTGCAGCTCAGCTGGAGTCACTTGTGTGCTGGTGGAGAATACTTGTGTTACCAGATCTCTCCATAGTTAAAAGCCCAagctatatgttttttttttttccccaaaacttaatactttacctgATTTTGTTAAGAATAAAAACATGTGGCTCAACTAAAAATGATCTTACCTCATGTTTTTTTgaaggaaaggtttttttttgtctgttcactGCTGTATTTCTTAGGCCAACAAATGAATGCAGCCTTCAGGCCTCAAATTTGTAACTTCTGACCTACATGTACAAATATTATCTTCTTAAGCATCTGGAGAAAGTAAGGCAATAATCTTCAAGGCTGAAAAGCTAGACAGTAAGTATTACTTTTTGTTGTCCTTTTGCAGAAATGTACCAAAATTAAATGCCATCCCTTAagactattttcatttttatttgttaaaagatgtatgtatgtattttaaaaggcagaattaggaagaggaagaggaggggggagagggagatattttatttgctggctgtctccccaaatgaccgcaagggctggggctgggccagtctggaaccaggaaccaggaaccaggagcttcctggtctcccagatgggtggtaggggcccaggctcttgggctatcttcagctgctttcccagatgcattagcagggagctggatcagaagtggagcagttgggtctcgaactggtactctcatgggatgctggtgccacagtccACAGGTTagcacactgcaccacaatgctggcctccattaAGTCTGTTTTTACTTCAgcgtttatttgttttttgttaatgATCTGATTTTCCATTTATTAGATGCAAGCTGTAATTAtgtcatctatttttttaagtttttttctaaatttccatATCATGTTTCAAGGGAGTCATAGTCTTTTGGAAGTGACATGTCTTATGACATTTATGCTGCCTCATCTCTTGAGAAAGTTCATAGCTCTAAGaatgggattttctttttaaatttctaataaaatatgCCAAACTGAAGAAGAATGTGGAGGTTTACTACTTTCTGGAATATTTATTTCCTAGAGGCAACTATATAAGTTCTGCATATCGTTTAAAGGtgtatattcttaaatatttaaaacataggaGCTGATAACTATACTGGGaataagttctttaaaaaatttttttagttatttgaaaggcagagatacatggctcccatccactggttcactccccaaatgctcacaaggtcctgggctgggccagattgaagccaggagccaagaactcagtccagacctcccacactggtggtggggacccaactgCCTGAAttgtcatctgttgcctccaagggtgtgcttCAGTAGGAAACAGCGGAtttgggggcagagccagggctcgaacccaaGGCGCTCCGATaggggatgtaggcatcacatGTGGCATCTTAACATAGCCAAACGCCTACcctcatgctttttaaaatgaaagccgTGGAGTATTCTGGAGAACAcctagatctttaaaaatactgtttaggAAAATTAACTGTAGGGAATTTAAGAAGTTGTATATATTAACCCCActaacttgaaaatatttaactGTATTTTCCTACTTTCAGAAGTTTATTCCAAAGATTGTATTTTTTAGTGTTTCAGTGCTTCTGATATCTTGAAtcagtaagatttttttaaagataagcaaGTTCTATGACAAGAAAGCTCATCTTTCTTGTCTGTATTCCTGTTGGCCCTAGCCTGTGCCACCCCTAGACCATCTGGTGTGCCCTCTCCAGGGAGGCGGCAGGGAATGGTAATGCAAGAACTTTGAGGTGGGGGGCTGCATTCCAACTGATTTTTGAACTTAACCTCTGACAGGTTAATAATCTTCTTAGACGGCTTTGGGTAGTATATGAATTGGGCATGTTACCCATACAGAGTTGTGAAAGTTTTGAAATAAGTATCTAGTACGGCACTCCCTAGACATTAGACTCAAACTTAGTAAAGTTTGTTATCACCCCGTCCAGTTGTAGATGTGACCACTGGCCACAGACCCACTCACCTGGTGCTCCCAACCCACACTTACCCTCTTGTTTTCTCCTTGCCCCCTCTTCTGCTCTGATCTCATCATCCCGTTCTTTTCTCACGTTATGCTAGTTTCTGAATCGACTTAATGCTACATCTTTTTTTCTCACCTCTTGGCCGGTCTTTTAAATCATTCCTCTCATTCCTTTTCTGAAATTACACTCCCCTTTTAAAAACACTGAAAGAGAAGTGATACCACTCCAGGGCTTTGGCCTGAACACGTTTACTTCCTTGGCTAGCTGCTTCTAAAGTGCTCCTAGCTTGGACTGCCTGTTTGTTTATTAAGCGTGTGAACTTTGTATCCTTTTGTTCAGGGTCAGCTATTTCACATCAAGTCTGACAAAGAGATTATAAATGGGTCTCTGTGACATCTACCAGGTAAGTGCTAAGACAGGTTCTTGTATAAAATGCATTTCTCATCCTTTCCATTTGCTCCTAGGTTTTTAGAACTTCAGCTATCAAAATGGGCAGAATTTTCCTTGATCATATCGGTGGTACCCGTCTGTTTTCTTGTGCAAACTGCGATACGATCCTGACCAACCGCTCAGAACTCATCTCCACTCGGTTCACAGGCGCCACTGGCAGAGCATTTCTTTTTAACAAGGTTAGTGAGATGAACTCTTCATTCTGGCTTCAGTTGCCAGCAGCACCAAGATTACCCCCTCAGagctgggacaccaggaagaggcTGTGAACTGAAATCTATAGAAATGATTgcccagaaattttttttcagtagaCCTCAGAGAGGCATTAACTAAAACTGGATTATTGACCTTGAAACTTTAAAGAATGTGTTAAAGAAGGGTGGTAGtccttggagccagcactgtggcataatgggtaaagatgccacctgtggtgtcagcatcctatatgggtgccagtttaagtcctgactgctctacttccaatccagctccctgctaatgcatctgggaaagcagcagaagatggctcaagtgcttgggcccctgcacccatgtgttaGACtaggacgaagctcctggcttccgattggcccagctctggctgttgtggccatttgaggagtgagccagtagatggaagatatttatctttctaactctgcctttaaaataaataatcttaaaaaaattgcctCAGGAAATGTGCAGTGTATAAGAATTTGGTAGACTTTCACACTGACAAGACACCCATCTCCTAGTATGCTTATccacatagagagggagacaggtgcCTTAAGCTGTTGTGACCAGCCAGTAAAAGTTCATAAGGATCATCTGACCAACTTCTCTTGCTCTAATTCATGCTCACCAATCGTCCTGGTTATGATTTGGTGTATTATGTAGGTTTGGCAACAAGAAGAGGTACCTAATTTGCAAATGTACTCCTATGTCCAGTCTGCCTTTCTCTTGAATTTCTAGCTTGCTTTGAAATTGGTTGATGTGATTGTACCCTGGAGTCTGATGTATACTTGCAAACTTGAATTTCTAAACCTTCCAGGCTGAAGAATAGGGCCTGGTCTGAGGGACTGGTCCTTAGGAGGTGAGTTAAACCTGTAGACAAGCTTCTCTGTTAGGATTGATGGTCTATACTCCTCGACCTTTACTAAGGTACATACGTCAGGCCAGATGCTTGCCAGAAAGATTTAGTGGAACATGGCTATGCTCACAAATTTCTGTTACCCTTGGATGTTCTCAAGCTGTAACAGTGAAATACTTGCAACATGACCGTATAGCCTTCAAAGCCAAAAACACTCCCTCTCTGGGCCCTTCACAGGAAAGTATAGAGGACTGCTGGGTCTTCAGAATTAATGGAAATTCTTCACAGATTGTCATAGAACTCTCTTCATTGTTTTCATTGTCTTTGAACTTAAAAACTATTTCAGTGTATGATCTATAGAAAGCTTAGACTCAGCCTGtttgaatataaaatgtatttcagaaGCAGATGTGCTGCATCCTTAGAGGATCTGTAGTGTGCTCAGTTCTTTCACACGGATTTCCTGACTGCAGTCATCACTGAACAGTGGGGTGACTCAAATTCCAGGACTCTTCATGACTACACAAAGAACTAAATAGTGTGACTTGGGCTAGTACAACGCATGATTGCATCTAATGTCCACTGAAGTATGACTTCCAGATGTTTACCTATCCTGGTAATTTCTAAAAGTAGCCCTAGAGCAGGGTTTTTGTAGGTTTGACTGAAGTAACAACTTCTGTTTCTAAAGTTGCCATTATTGTACCAATCATAATATTGTGTACTTCTTTGACAAGTAAAATACCTTTGCAATTTTGTTTTGATCTGTTTCTTAGGTGGTCAACCTGCAGTACAGTGAAGTTCAGGATCGGGTCATGCTCACTGGTCGTCACATGGTTCGAGACGTGAGCTGCAAAAACTGCAATAGCAAGCTGGGATGGATCTATGAGTTTGCCACTGAAGACAGCCAGCGCTATAAGGAGGGCCGTGTGATCCTGGAGCGGGCACTAGTTCGAGAGAGTGAGGGCTTTGAGGAGCATGTACCATCTGATAACTCTTGAAGAAAAAGAGATCAGTCcatcttctcccaggtctccttcaCTGAAAACAAAAATCTACTTACATACACTGTCACCTTAGCATCAGAGTCGGATTCATGAACTGCGGAACAAGAAGTTGTGAGAATCTAAGATGGaacctttctttgtttctttttttttttttaattttgtattttccatCCAACAGCAGTGTGTAGAGAGTATTATGCAGATGCAGTGAATTTTCCCCCTGTGTTTACATCTTGAGGCAGAAGAGTTTTTCTGCAGCTACAAGGTGGGCAATGTGAGGAAAAAGTCTGGGCTGTTAGAGAAAGtggttttttgtgttttggaaggaAAATATGTCAAGAGCAtggtttttaaacttatttggcttcattttaaaactttttttttgaaaaaaaaaaatcagttatttcATTTGATTTGCTAGCTTCAGAGAAGAGATCCGAATCTGTGCCCAGCGCTAAAGGCTCAGTGTTAGCATGGCTTGTGCTGGCCAGTGTGCCATATTCTTGTTGGAGATGAACCGTAGCACCAGAGCCCATTCTTCCCTGTCAGTCTTGACCGTTCTTCATGACTTGTCAGCACGTAACTGGTGTTGATTGGAAACTTCTGAAACGGGGCAGAGTTGCTTGGTTGTCTTTTTCCATGTAACTTAAGCATAGTAATATAAATAAAGTAATAGTTGGATGTTATTGGTCTtgtgttgcttttaaaaatacctagTAGAGGGTATTTGATAAGTaattttcatagtagtttctttttATCTCAGTCGAAAGTGACTGTGTATAAGATGCCATTCTCTGTTTAAAAGAAAGCACTGTTTAGACCCACATTACTGAATTTAGAAAACAGTTGAACAGAATGTCAATGTGCGCTCATGCAGAAAACATTTCATCCGCATCTGTTTTaaaaggagggagagatgaaTAATACTGCTTTACAACGCATTTCAGCCTTTCCCCCTCTGTTTGCATTGATTTTTGACAAGTCTGTGGAGCCTAGTAGTTTCACCCAAGGACTAGATTTCTTGCTGTGTTATTTTTTCAGGTCCTCCCTCAGAAATTCAGCTATTGAAGGTGGAACTGTACTTGGTCCCCTCAAGTCGAAGGGATCAAATTTGACATGGTATTATTTTAATCTCAAATTTGTGacatcataaaatattaaaatataaatgttcttTGTATCCCAAGTACTTCTAAATATTCTAGTATTTGATTTTGGTGGAATAAGTAACAGTAACATTGGCTCATTATTCAAAAACGAATGGGTGTTTACATGCTCAGTTCTAGGTCTTTGTCTAGAAAGGAAACTTGGCCTCACTGGAATCTTTGTCATTGATACTGGGAATGACTTCTGAGTACCGTTAAGTTCTTACTCACCTTTGGACTGGAGGAGAGGCATGGGTTTCTGATGAAGTAAGTGGACATAAATGTACCCTCCCTTCACAGCGGATACAGACTTCTTCAAGCATTAAGAAACAGCATTCATTCCATTCATTTCCATACTGGCCTTTGATTATGTGCAGAATCCTGGTAGCATGCCTTACCCGCAGCACTGTGTGCATCTGCTGTCACAATAAAGCATATTTTGTCCTGCACTGGTGCAGTATTGCTGCTTACTTCCCATTGATTCTGTCTAGTAATCCTCTTGCTTTAACCTCTGAACACATACTTCATACCTTTATGTGGTTATAGCTTCACTTGGTGTCGTGATGAAGTGACATTCTAGTTAATACTAGCTAATAACCCCCAAAGGTAATGAGTTTACCAATATTAgcttctctgtcattttgctttaGACATGGGCAGCTTATGTGTACAAATGTCACTTGGCTAGGTTAACTTTTAGGTGACTGGCAGGTTATAGCAAGGAGCTCTCTGTGCCTGCCTtttcttgtttaaagatttatttacttttatttgaaagttacatagagagagagaggtcttccatctgatgatttgctccccaattggctgcaatggccagagccgcactgatccgaagccaggagcttcttatgggtctcctatgcaggtgcggggcccaaggatttgggccatcttctgttttcccaggccatagcagagaactggatcagaagtagagcagccaggtccccatatgggatgctggcgcttcaggtcagggccgttgcaccatagcgccagccccctgtgCTTGCCTTTAAAAACCAttcaatttgcaaaaaaaaaaaaaaaaaccaagatgcaACCAGATTAGTTTGTTTACAGAAAAGCAAATGTTGCTCTTTTGAAGTAGGAACACTGACAAGGAAAGAATTTGTTTTGAGTTGGGAAAGATAATGAACCAAGTACAATTAAAATTATTGTGTAAGTAGGTTACTGAGGGAGCACAGATGGAAGCTTTTAGAATCCTTCCTTGTCTCGGTGATGGTGAGCATAAGTTGtttcggtctttttttttttttttttttaatttattcagttgaaagggagagacagcaggtcttccatccgttggttcactccccaactaactaatcagctggagctgggccgatccaaagctaggaggcagaaacttcttctgggtctcccacgtgggtgcagggacccaagtgctggggccatcctccactgctttcgtaggccatagcagagagctggattggaagtggagcagctgggatacaaactggtgcccatatgggatgctgatgctgacCCCCAAGTTGTTTCAatcttaaacatatttttaataaagagagCCTCACTGAATATCCTGAGTTAGAAATGCTAGTAAGTATGTAATGATTAAGTTGTAGTTGTGAGTGGCCATTTTGAGATTGAAGGGGGGAAAAATGGTAccatatgttttccagatttactTATTCATGAAGGTTACCTGGAATATGTACATGGTAGAGACCAAGTTCAGCCTTTGCCTCAATTGCTCAACTAGTCATTTTTGAGTGGGCAGAATTGAGAAACTACCAGTTGTAAAATATTCAGGTATTCAGAGATGGGTTCCtgatggttcatttccaaaataattattttaaaaaatcccacaACTTAAATAGATACCTGTTAATTGCTTGTCTGTTTAACACTTGCTTGCCAGCAGGAGCCATATGAAACTTCAAGGAAGCTGTGAATTGAGAGTAGCTAGCGCTTTTGCACAATGTGAACATACCTATTACAAGAGTGAAGCAAAACTTAAACTAGGTTGACTACTCATCCCTGAGTTGGATGTTAGTTTTATGgcttctgcattttaaaatattgggcTTTCCAAATTGAAACTTACATAGGAAGGCATAAATCCTAAAGCACCGTGAAGGATGATGATCATGGACATTATACGTGTTTAGGTTTTTTAAGTCAGCTGCAACATGATCACCTGGGTAAGTGTGAATTTCCTCCCCATTTTCTCCCCTGGTGCTGATGAGTCTCTGAGGTGAAGCCAAAAATgctagcaattttttaaaaactaaactccCAAAAAGTAACATGTCTGAATAGCAATTCAGAAGGTTATAAAAAAATAACCTGTCTGTTTTGTATTGCCACCTGATGTCAGAAGAGACTTATAGTCCTTAGTGACAGGGCAAAAAAGTTTAGGGGCAGCTGTGGTGTAGGGTTTGCTCCACTTGAAATGTCTGCATACCAGATTGGAGTTcatggttttgagtcctggctctgctcccaattttagCCTCTTGCCAGTGCACACTTcgagaggcatcagatgatggattatgtacttgggccctgccacccacaggattgagacctggattaagatcagggcttctggcttcagctttggcTGTTAAGGATGTTTGGGAATTTAGTCACTGGATGAAAgctatgtctgcctttcaaataaaagttaaaaatcaacTAATTGGCAGTTCTCTACATGTTTTAAAACAGTAACTCATAAGTCGCATAAATGtatctataaaacaaaaacagagaaactgGCTTCAAGGAGCAGAGAAGTCTCTGTAAAAGAGGCCCCTACTTTGGAGAAAGATTCCAGATGGGAAATCTAAAATCCTGTTTTTAGTACTAATTTCTTGccctgtgattttaaaaaattatttaactctGAACCTTAGTTCTCTCAAAGATGAGTTGTAAAAACAAGCCCCATCTTAAAAGATTCTTGTTATCATGTAGTGAGACATAATACCATAAAACCTGTTGAATATTATTCAGATGCCCATGCTCTGTTCAATAATCTTAAGTAGCCCTTCACAATCTAACCTAATTGTGTTCTAAATGAAAGAATGATCAGAATGCTGTCAAACTCCCTTTAAGCTTTCTTGGACCTGACAGGCACTGCTAAGCCTTTCAACAAATTAGGGTAAGGATTACTTGCTACCTTCCagtgtgcatattagcaggaaggtggaatcgggatcagagccaagactcaagcccaggcactgtaatgtgggacacaggcatctcaagtagcatcttaacccctgTAAAAATAGCTGccattccacaaactttttgaagaacactcATATGGTTAGCAGTGgatcaattttattgatctttccaaggcatttttagctttatttattgatttttctatagtttgattttttaaattaatattttctttcacttatttgggacttaatttgttctttttctaagggtaaattttaaagagaaatcacaaGTAATTGATTTGGAGCCTTAATATATAAAGCATTTGAAACTATAAAATTGCTTCTAGACATTCTTAGCCAAATCATGAAAGTTTTAATatcttgtgttttcatttccatgTAGTTCAGAACGTCTTCTGATTTGTGATTTCTGTGGTCCGATGGTTATTTAGAAATGCATTGCTTAAATTCCAAATATTTGGGAATTTTCCAGATACATTTCTGTTATTGAGCTCTGAGTATATTCTGTTGTAAGGAAACATGTAAAAGTGCAATTCTTTTAGACTGAGATTTATTCTTTGGCCTATGGTCTAACTTGGTAAATATTCCATGTGCAGTTAACAATTTTGGTATTGTTGAGTAGAATTTAAAGCGAATGTCAATTTGATccacacaaaaaaaattagggTGTGAAATCTGCAGTTTATCAAACTGCCCTTTTGACCTTTTGATATAAGGCTTCTTTCATAATCTGCTCCAGCTGacattttacctttcaaaaatCTTAGAGGCTCCTATTCTCTGATGGAGGAGAAGAAAGATTGATTCATAGAATACAGCCTCAATGGTAAAGAGAATAGGATTCCCACCCCCATGCCTACAAGGTCACTTTGAGAAGAATGCTGCAATTTCCAGTAATAGCTACTGATTGTAGTTACTTTGCAAACCTACTTTGCCTGTGTTTGCCTGTTTCATACTGTTGCAATGTTAGTTCAGTAAAGTTTCCTAAAATTGTAAAATTTATATACTAAATCATATGGTTTTAATCCTCTTCTGATTTGCCTTAAAGATTAACATGTCATTTTTCTGCCCCTGGTTTAAAAGCAAAGGACACATTCCatccagtaaaaaacaaaaacctgtatcCAGTGCAAATTAGAAATTCCAGCTTTGGAAAAAGATGCTATTTGAGTCTTTGAGATTCAACCAGAGATTTTCAGAGACTGGTGCAATTTAAGAAATCTCACCACTGCGCTCCTGAGTCAGGAGGAAGCGTAAGCTGTTCTCAGAATTTCACAGCTGCCACCCACTGTGGAGGCACCGTGGGGTGTGCTGTTCTGTGGCCACACCACCTCTGGCTACCACATCGTCTGCGGACTCTACCCATGGTCCTGGAAAATAACTGGGCAAAGCATATATTACTGTGAACTCAGGAAAGTCCCACAAGTGGTTTTTTCCTGTGTCTTCAGCTAAGCCATGTGTGTTTTGGAAACCTGTGGATGTAGCAAAAGATGGAAAAGTGTTTTGACCCCTTTCCAGGGTGAGACTGAGGTCCCGGGTTAGAGTCCTGCTCCTCAGGGCAGCAGCAGAGAGTGAGCTGCAAAGGTTGGGAGGGAGGCTTTTCTCCGGACTTTAATAATGGGCAAAATGTTCAAATGGTCCTGCTGAGCTTTGCATAAAAGAAGAAATGTTTAGTGGAAAATCAGTTCGAACCTCTGCCACCAGAAAAGTGCCAGTAGATGGCGTGAGTGTGCAAGAAATTCTGATCTTAACTTTTCATCTCTGGCTGATCTGTTTTTTTGGAAAGAAGCTTTGAGCCAGGCTGTTCTGTGGCTGTTAGTCCACTAACCACAGACTGGCACGTGCTGATGTGAGAGTTGTAGTCATTATTGTAGGGgtcaaaggaaacagaaaaaatgtttttcagggctgtatgggcactggttcaagacctggcgcTCTACTTCtgtcctagctccctgctaatgtgcctgggagagcagaggaagatggtccaactgcttgggctcctgcaaccatgtgggagatcgggaagaaaatcctggctcctggctttggtcctgcccagccctggtcatcatggccatttggggagtgaaccaacggacagaagatctctctgtatctccctctctgtctttcaaataaatgtttttaaaaagtgttttcatACTACTAAGTGCTGTGCAAATAGTAACTTCCATTTTTTGgtgataaattttttttgttttagtatctAAAGCCTTAGCTTATGTAATAACAAAAATGCTTATTgtgaaaagctattttttttaaatatggcttTCATTTTGATAATGGCAACCTGAGCTTGCCAAGAATTCAATGTCACAGTTTGAAGTCATTTAACCAATTGAAACCCGatttcttcagctttttttttttttttttttttaagattacttatctgaaaggcagagagagattttccatctgctggttcacttcccagatggctacatggccagggct
The window above is part of the Lepus europaeus isolate LE1 chromosome 13, mLepTim1.pri, whole genome shotgun sequence genome. Proteins encoded here:
- the YPEL5 gene encoding protein yippee-like 5, whose protein sequence is MGRIFLDHIGGTRLFSCANCDTILTNRSELISTRFTGATGRAFLFNKVVNLQYSEVQDRVMLTGRHMVRDVSCKNCNSKLGWIYEFATEDSQRYKEGRVILERALVRESEGFEEHVPSDNS